The DNA window CTGAAACCGTTGGACGAATCGCAAGAAGCGCTCTGGGAGAAGCCTTGGCAACACGCACTTCGCTACCGATCGCCAAACGGGCTAGATCGAGACCAGGATTCAATGAGCGCAACTCACTCAAGCTGACTCCCTGATCTCTAGAAAACGTTGACAGAGACTCGTTGGCTTTGATGCGTACAACGGATTGTGGAGCTGGAGGAGTTTGAAGCGGTGCTTTGCGGAGGACCGTTGTTCCGTCAAGACGGGTCGCGCTAGCGAGGCTTTCCTCAGCGTCAGCAGGGATCACGATCCAAGCACCAGGCTTGATCGTGTCTTGGGAAGCCTGGTCGTTAAGAGCGGTTAAATCTGAGTTGGAAAGTCCGAGATCAGCAGCTATATCTTGAAGAGTGCTCCTTGTCGAGACCTTGACCCAAAGCCTGCTTTGGGTTGCTGGTGCCGATGCCAGGAGAAATGGTGCCTGCACATGGCCAGCATCCGCAAACCCAGGATGCTGTGACAAGACAGATAAAGACGTTCCTGATGCGATTGCCGTAACGAGAACGAGAAGGGGCTTCATCTGAATCAGCGATGGGTAACGATCCTGGAGAAGCCGCCACAGCTCAGGAACGGCCTGAAAGTAGCGGCTGCAGGACATCGGCGCAAGGGCTGAAGTGTCAGCTTGCCAATTACCACAGTTGAAGCTGCAAGCCTGCGTGGTGGCTGACGATGGCGCAAGCCACGGAAAGATTGAGGCTCCGCACGCCCCCTTGGCCATCTTCTCCGGCGCTGCAGGGCATCGAAATGGTTGTGATTTGGGTGCAGCGACTGCGTGTTGCTTCCGATAAGCCGGTGTCTTCTCGACCGAATAACAAGACATCTCCGCGTTCGAACTGCATTTCTTGAAGAGCCACGCCGCCTCGACGGCTGCAGCCAATCACCCTGGAGTCTTTCCCAAGCGACTTAAAAAACGAATCGGTGTCCTTGTGGATGGTGAGATCAACGTGGGGCCAGTAATCAAGACCAGCTCTTTTTAAATACCGATCTTCAAGACTGAACCCAAGGGGCTCAATCAAATCCAGGGGTAAACCAAAAGCTGCGCAAGTACGGGCAATGTTTCCCGTATTGGGGGGAATTTGTGGTTCCCACAGTGCCACCCTCAAAGGCTTTTGAATCACAGGCCGTTCATTACATGCTTGATCATTTGAGATTTGTTTCACGGAACGAGAATGCCTAATTGAGAAAGATTCAATGCTCTTCCCTGTACAACGAGCCAGCTATCGGCAGCGTGTTGTTCTAGTTGTTGGGCCAGCCAACCTTGGCGGTCCCTAAACAATCCGCCAATCACTGTGGCGGGGACGACGCCCCAGCCTGTTTCTTCGATCACGATCACGGTGGGGCATGTTCGTGTGAGAAGACTTTGGATGAGTTCTTCTGCCTCCTGAGTCCAGGCATGATCGTTGAGGTCGAGATGCGCTGCCGTATATCCGCCAAGCGCATCGATCAACAACGGTTGATGGGGCTCTTCTTTGCGAATGCATTCGGCAAGCTTGCGTCCTGGTTCGCGCAGCTGCCAGTGCAAGGGTCGTCTTTCGCGATGCAGCCGCATCCGCTCGTCCCAGCTTGGATCATTCGAACGATGCGCTGAGGTTGCGACGTAGGTGACTGTCTGTTGAGAGCTGAGTAAATGTTCAGCCCAGCGGCTTTTCCCTCCTCGGCTTGGCCCGCTTACCAGAACGAGCCCGTTCGGAAGC is part of the Synechococcus sp. WH 8016 genome and encodes:
- a CDS encoding peptidoglycan DD-metalloendopeptidase family protein; translated protein: MKPLLVLVTAIASGTSLSVLSQHPGFADAGHVQAPFLLASAPATQSRLWVKVSTRSTLQDIAADLGLSNSDLTALNDQASQDTIKPGAWIVIPADAEESLASATRLDGTTVLRKAPLQTPPAPQSVVRIKANESLSTFSRDQGVSLSELRSLNPGLDLARLAIGSEVRVAKASPRALLAIRPTVSGGASFPALPALPGAEGESVGNQSFIWPTKGVFTSGFGWRWGRMHKGIDIANNVGTPIVAAKDGVVKFSGWSSGYGYLVELAHPDGSSTRYAHNSRLLVRKGQMIPQGVKISLMGSTGRSTGPHLHFEIRQRGGSALDPMAKLPARRRA
- a CDS encoding tRNA (cytidine(34)-2'-O)-methyltransferase — its product is MKQISNDQACNERPVIQKPLRVALWEPQIPPNTGNIARTCAAFGLPLDLIEPLGFSLEDRYLKRAGLDYWPHVDLTIHKDTDSFFKSLGKDSRVIGCSRRGGVALQEMQFERGDVLLFGREDTGLSEATRSRCTQITTISMPCSAGEDGQGGVRSLNLSVACAIVSHHAGLQLQLW
- a CDS encoding bifunctional adenosylcobinamide kinase/adenosylcobinamide-phosphate guanylyltransferase, translating into MASPNKQRPKLPNGLVLVSGPSRGGKSRWAEHLLSSQQTVTYVATSAHRSNDPSWDERMRLHRERRPLHWQLREPGRKLAECIRKEEPHQPLLIDALGGYTAAHLDLNDHAWTQEAEELIQSLLTRTCPTVIVIEETGWGVVPATVIGGLFRDRQGWLAQQLEQHAADSWLVVQGRALNLSQLGILVP